The following proteins are co-located in the Paraburkholderia phytofirmans PsJN genome:
- a CDS encoding SAM-dependent methyltransferase codes for MSGTLYLIPNTLGEGDTEALDAVLPAPVRARAASLHYYIGENAKTTRAFLKKVGTERPIQEIEIRELNVNTPPGEIDKLLAPLLAGTDAGLVSEAGCPAVADPGALLVRRAHERGVKVVPFVGPSSILLALMASGLNGQSFAFHGYLPVDATERAKRLRDLEQQSRKGKQTQIFIETPYRNRALLDTLLATCAPSTLVCVAVDLTLETETIASRTVADWKKKPPIDLHKRPAIFLILAV; via the coding sequence ATGAGCGGCACGCTCTATCTGATTCCGAACACGCTGGGCGAAGGCGACACCGAGGCGCTCGACGCCGTCCTGCCCGCCCCGGTGCGCGCGCGTGCGGCGTCGCTTCACTATTACATCGGCGAAAACGCGAAAACCACGCGCGCTTTCCTAAAGAAAGTCGGCACGGAACGGCCGATCCAGGAAATCGAGATTCGCGAACTGAATGTGAATACACCGCCCGGCGAGATCGACAAGCTGCTCGCGCCGCTTCTTGCCGGCACGGACGCGGGCCTTGTTTCCGAAGCCGGCTGTCCGGCGGTCGCCGACCCCGGCGCCCTGCTGGTGCGCCGCGCGCATGAGCGCGGCGTGAAAGTCGTGCCGTTCGTGGGCCCGAGTTCGATCCTGCTGGCTTTGATGGCGTCGGGGCTCAACGGGCAAAGCTTTGCGTTCCACGGCTACCTGCCGGTCGATGCCACAGAGCGGGCCAAGCGTCTGCGAGACCTGGAGCAGCAGTCGCGCAAAGGCAAGCAAACGCAGATCTTTATCGAGACGCCCTATCGAAATCGCGCGTTGCTGGATACGCTGCTCGCGACGTGCGCACCTTCCACGCTCGTTTGTGTGGCAGTGGATTTGACTCTGGAAACGGAAACTATCGCAAGCCGCACCGTGGCCGACTGGAAGAAAAAGCCGCCGATCGATCTGCACAAGCGGCCGGCTATATTTCTGATTCTGGCCGTTTGA
- a CDS encoding S49 family peptidase: protein MSDNLTPEPKEPSLNGRPSKPADEPGWERAALERIALAAINEQRAARRWKIFFRFVFLVVVLLAIWAAIDFSGDKVAATGRHTAMVTLDGEISADTNANAEDVNTALQSAFDDAGTAGVILRCNSPGGSPVQAGIIYNEIRRLRAKYPSIPLYVVVGDMCASGGYYAAAAADKIYVDKASIVGSIGVLMDSFGFTGLMDKLGIQRRLHTSGENKGFFDPFSPETPKMDEHAQDMLDQIHAQFIDAVRQGRGKRLHETPDMFSGLFWTGQKSVELGLADGLGDADYVARDLFKAPDIVDYTVKESITDRVARKFGAAVGSGAVHAMALGGKMNLR from the coding sequence GCAAGCCTGCCGATGAGCCGGGCTGGGAACGCGCCGCGCTCGAACGTATCGCGCTCGCGGCGATCAACGAGCAGCGCGCGGCGCGGCGCTGGAAGATTTTTTTCCGGTTTGTTTTTCTGGTGGTAGTGCTGCTGGCGATCTGGGCGGCTATTGACTTCTCCGGGGACAAGGTCGCCGCCACCGGCCGGCACACGGCTATGGTGACGTTAGACGGCGAGATATCCGCGGATACGAATGCGAACGCGGAAGATGTCAACACGGCGTTGCAAAGCGCGTTCGACGACGCGGGCACGGCAGGCGTGATCCTGCGCTGCAATAGTCCGGGTGGCAGTCCGGTACAAGCGGGGATCATTTACAACGAAATTCGTCGATTGCGCGCCAAATACCCGTCAATTCCGCTGTATGTGGTTGTGGGCGACATGTGCGCGTCCGGCGGATACTACGCGGCGGCGGCGGCTGACAAGATTTATGTCGATAAGGCGAGCATCGTGGGTTCGATCGGCGTGCTGATGGACAGCTTCGGATTCACCGGCCTGATGGATAAACTGGGGATTCAGCGGCGTTTGCATACATCTGGCGAGAACAAGGGTTTTTTCGATCCGTTCTCGCCGGAAACGCCGAAGATGGACGAACATGCTCAGGATATGCTCGATCAGATCCACGCCCAGTTCATCGACGCAGTGCGTCAGGGGCGCGGCAAGCGCCTGCACGAAACGCCAGACATGTTCTCCGGCCTCTTCTGGACTGGCCAAAAGAGCGTCGAACTTGGCCTCGCCGACGGTTTGGGCGACGCCGACTATGTGGCCCGCGACCTGTTCAAGGCCCCGGATATTGTTGATTACACGGTGAAAGAGAGCATTACGGACCGTGTTGCGCGCAAGTTCGGCGCGGCTGTCGGTAGCGGCGCGGTTCACGCCATGGCGCTTGGTGGGAAGATGAATTTGCGTTGA